One Streptomyces fagopyri DNA window includes the following coding sequences:
- the mshA gene encoding D-inositol-3-phosphate glycosyltransferase — protein MSQYVSRLGRRSPAASSRLRLNRRPRRVAMLSVHTSPLHQPGTGDAGGMNVYIVELAQRLAAINIEVEIFTRSTTAALPPTVELAPGVLVRHVDAGPYEGLAKEDLPAQLCAFTHGVMQAWAGHRPGYYDLVHSHYWLSGHVGWLAAERWGAPLVHAMHTMAKVKNAALAEGDSPEPAARVIGETQIVRAADRLIANTAEEAGELVRHYEAESGKVAVVHPGVNLDRFRPADGRAAARARLGLPQDALIPLFAGRIQPLKAPDVLLRAVAVLLDERPELRSNIVVPVVGGPSGSGLAKPEGLQKLAARLGIADVVCFRPPVDQEQLADWFRAASVLVMPSYSESFGLVAIEAQAAGTPVLAAAVGGLPVAVCDRETGFLVPGHDPGAYARVLRDFADDRTLPARMGEAAARHAQRFGWDTAAAATADVYAEATQTHRRKVRGHQG, from the coding sequence GTGAGCCAGTACGTCAGCAGGCTCGGGCGGCGCTCCCCGGCGGCGTCGTCACGGCTCAGGCTGAACCGAAGGCCCCGTCGCGTCGCGATGCTCTCCGTGCACACCTCCCCGCTGCACCAGCCCGGCACGGGCGACGCGGGCGGCATGAACGTCTACATCGTGGAGCTCGCCCAGCGCCTCGCCGCGATCAACATCGAGGTCGAGATCTTCACGCGGTCCACGACCGCCGCCCTCCCGCCCACCGTGGAGCTGGCCCCCGGAGTCCTCGTCCGGCACGTCGACGCGGGCCCCTACGAAGGCCTCGCCAAGGAGGACCTGCCCGCCCAGCTGTGCGCCTTCACGCACGGCGTCATGCAGGCCTGGGCCGGGCACCGCCCCGGCTACTACGACCTGGTGCACTCCCACTACTGGCTCTCCGGCCACGTCGGGTGGCTCGCCGCCGAGCGCTGGGGCGCGCCCCTGGTGCACGCCATGCACACCATGGCCAAGGTCAAGAACGCCGCGCTCGCCGAGGGCGACAGCCCCGAGCCGGCCGCCCGTGTCATCGGCGAGACCCAGATCGTGCGCGCCGCCGACCGTCTCATCGCCAACACCGCGGAAGAGGCCGGCGAACTCGTCCGCCACTACGAGGCCGAGTCCGGCAAGGTCGCCGTCGTCCACCCGGGCGTGAACCTCGACCGCTTCCGTCCGGCCGACGGCCGCGCCGCGGCCCGCGCCCGTCTCGGACTCCCGCAGGACGCCCTGATCCCGCTGTTCGCGGGCCGGATACAGCCCCTGAAGGCCCCCGACGTACTGCTGCGCGCGGTCGCCGTCCTGCTCGACGAACGTCCCGAGCTGCGCAGCAACATCGTCGTCCCCGTGGTGGGCGGCCCCAGCGGCAGCGGTCTCGCCAAGCCCGAGGGCCTGCAGAAGCTCGCCGCCCGGCTCGGTATCGCCGATGTCGTGTGCTTCAGGCCGCCCGTCGACCAGGAGCAGCTCGCGGACTGGTTCCGGGCCGCGTCGGTGCTGGTCATGCCCTCGTACAGCGAGTCGTTCGGGCTGGTGGCCATCGAGGCGCAGGCGGCCGGCACGCCGGTGCTGGCGGCCGCGGTCGGCGGGCTGCCCGTCGCCGTGTGCGACCGGGAGACCGGCTTCCTCGTCCCCGGGCACGATCCCGGCGCCTACGCGCGCGTGCTGCGCGATTTCGCCGACGACCGGACGCTCCCGGCCCGGATGGGCGAGGCCGCGGCCCGGCACGCGCAGCGCTTCGGCTGGGACACCGCGGCGGCGGCCACGGCGGACGTGTACGCGGAGGCGACGCAGACCCACCGCCGCAAGGTCCGCGGCCACCAGGGCTGA
- a CDS encoding type III secretion system chaperone family protein, with product MADAASIVERTLTEAELEWESPATGSYVVKLPGTRKLSTTVSLIVGRHSLSLNAFVVRHPDENEEGVHRWLLERNLKLYGVSYAVDPLGDVYLVGKLPLAAVTPDEIDRLLGSVLEAADGSFNTLLELGFASAIRKEYTWRVSRGESTRNLDAFTHLTQRPTS from the coding sequence ATGGCTGACGCAGCGTCGATCGTCGAGCGGACCCTCACCGAGGCCGAGCTGGAGTGGGAGAGTCCCGCGACGGGTTCGTACGTCGTGAAACTGCCCGGCACCCGCAAGCTCTCGACGACGGTCTCACTGATCGTCGGCAGACACTCCCTGTCGCTGAACGCCTTCGTGGTCCGCCATCCCGACGAGAACGAGGAAGGCGTCCACCGCTGGCTCCTGGAGCGCAACCTCAAGCTCTACGGCGTGAGTTACGCGGTCGACCCCCTGGGGGACGTGTACCTGGTCGGCAAGCTGCCGCTCGCCGCGGTCACGCCGGACGAGATCGACCGGCTGCTCGGTTCGGTCCTGGAGGCCGCCGACGGCTCTTTCAACACCCTCCTCGAGCTCGGTTTCGCCTCCGCGATCCGCAAGGAGTACACCTGGCGGGTGTCCCGTGGGGAGTCGACCCGCAACCTGGACGCGTTCACCCATCTGACCCAGCGTCCGACCAGCTGA
- a CDS encoding class I SAM-dependent methyltransferase — MTARAASRPVGTVTRGTTNPNRLRRMDRWIAAAHGAELRRSADPVAVDLGYGAAPWTAVELLTRLRTVAPHTRVVGVEIEPARVAAARPYERDGLTFRHGGFEVPVDGRPALIRAANVLRQYDEEQVAAVWQRLCARLAPAGPGSPGGLLVEGTCDEIGRRHVWVALGPEGPRTVTFATRLGSLDHPSDLAERLPKALIHRNVPGEPVHAFLRDFDRAWAAAAPYASYGARQRWIRTVRDLAADWPVTDAISRWRQGEVTVSWEALAPVR; from the coding sequence ATGACAGCCCGCGCCGCGTCCCGCCCCGTGGGAACGGTGACGCGCGGGACGACGAACCCCAACCGCCTGCGCCGGATGGACCGCTGGATCGCGGCCGCCCACGGCGCCGAGTTGCGCCGGAGCGCCGATCCGGTGGCGGTCGACCTCGGGTACGGGGCGGCTCCCTGGACCGCGGTCGAGCTGCTGACGCGTCTGCGTACGGTCGCCCCGCACACCCGCGTGGTGGGCGTGGAGATCGAGCCGGCCAGGGTCGCGGCGGCGCGGCCGTACGAGCGGGACGGGCTCACCTTCCGGCACGGCGGCTTCGAGGTCCCGGTCGACGGCAGACCGGCACTCATCCGAGCGGCGAACGTGCTGCGCCAGTACGACGAGGAGCAGGTCGCGGCCGTCTGGCAGCGCCTGTGCGCGCGTCTGGCGCCGGCGGGGCCCGGCTCCCCGGGCGGTCTGCTCGTCGAGGGCACCTGTGACGAGATCGGCCGCCGGCACGTCTGGGTCGCGCTCGGCCCCGAGGGCCCTCGTACGGTCACCTTCGCCACCCGGCTGGGCTCCCTGGACCACCCGTCCGACCTCGCCGAGCGCCTGCCGAAGGCCTTGATCCACCGCAATGTCCCGGGCGAACCCGTCCACGCGTTCCTACGCGACTTCGACCGCGCCTGGGCGGCCGCCGCCCCCTACGCCTCGTACGGCGCGCGGCAGCGCTGGATCCGCACGGTCCGCGACCTGGCGGCCGACTGGCCCGTGACCGACGCGATATCGCGCTGGCGCCAGGGCGAAGTCACGGTGAGCTGGGAGGCCTTGGCGCCGGTGAGGTGA
- a CDS encoding C40 family peptidase: MGSGKRSLTTAAMVLACACAVLSAPGVAYASPTPGSTPTPSPSGSTAGAGGTGGAAAQDPQAVRKKKDLQAIRKKLDDLYHDAAVATDAYNAAEEKARRQSAQIVDLAQEIVKGQEKLDRLKDLAGAAARAQYRGGGLPPEAQLWLSRNPQEYLDGAGRVRQGEHATKGLLDEMARTQQDLEQYAKDASAQWQKLEANREAKAEAQKEITKRIAAAEKLESQLEKEEKERLAKLEEEAAYKAQTAWLSSGVLAEIGAKASARGKRAVEYATDQIGKPYVWGAEGPKSYDCSGLTSQAWLSAGVGIPRTSQEQWKQLPHVDVKDMRPGDLIIYFDDASHVAMYIGDGAIVHAPRPGRTVTVAGAGSMPILGVVRPDA; this comes from the coding sequence ATGGGATCCGGCAAGCGGAGCCTGACCACGGCGGCCATGGTCCTGGCGTGCGCCTGCGCGGTGCTGTCGGCACCAGGCGTGGCGTACGCGAGTCCGACACCGGGATCCACGCCGACACCCAGCCCGTCGGGCAGTACGGCCGGCGCGGGCGGCACGGGCGGAGCGGCCGCCCAGGATCCACAGGCGGTCCGCAAGAAGAAGGATCTCCAGGCGATCCGCAAGAAGCTGGACGATCTGTACCACGACGCGGCGGTCGCCACGGACGCGTACAACGCCGCCGAGGAGAAGGCCCGCCGGCAGTCCGCCCAGATCGTCGACCTGGCCCAGGAGATCGTCAAGGGCCAGGAGAAGCTCGACCGGCTGAAGGACCTGGCGGGCGCCGCGGCCCGGGCGCAGTACCGGGGCGGCGGCCTGCCCCCCGAGGCACAACTCTGGCTGAGCAGGAACCCCCAGGAGTACCTGGACGGCGCGGGCAGGGTCCGCCAGGGCGAGCACGCCACCAAGGGTCTGCTCGACGAGATGGCCCGCACGCAGCAGGACTTGGAGCAGTACGCGAAGGACGCCTCCGCCCAGTGGCAGAAGCTGGAGGCCAACCGCGAGGCCAAGGCCGAGGCCCAGAAGGAGATCACGAAGCGGATCGCCGCCGCCGAGAAGCTGGAGTCCCAGCTGGAGAAGGAGGAGAAGGAGCGGCTGGCGAAGCTGGAGGAGGAGGCCGCCTACAAGGCGCAGACGGCCTGGCTCAGCTCCGGCGTCCTCGCGGAGATCGGCGCCAAGGCGTCCGCGCGGGGCAAGCGGGCCGTGGAGTACGCCACCGACCAGATCGGCAAGCCGTACGTGTGGGGCGCCGAGGGCCCGAAGTCGTACGACTGCTCGGGGCTGACCTCCCAGGCCTGGCTCTCCGCCGGCGTCGGCATTCCCCGCACCTCGCAGGAACAGTGGAAGCAGCTCCCCCACGTCGACGTCAAGGACATGCGCCCCGGGGACCTGATCATCTACTTCGACGACGCCAGCCATGTCGCGATGTACATCGGGGACGGCGCGATCGTTCACGCGCCCCGGCCGGGGCGGACGGTGACCGTCGCGGGCGCGGGATCGATGCCGATACTGGGGGTCGTACGGCCGGACGCGTGA